A genomic window from Pseudomonadota bacterium includes:
- a CDS encoding serine/threonine protein kinase: MASSGTENRRIGRYELLAEIGRGGMAVVYRARDTALQREVALKLLHPHLATHPEARKRFEREAHAVARLHNPSIVEVYDYANANADEVYIVMELVEGTTLRAFLDQRGGEPLLAEAAALVARHVFAALAIAHEQGVVHRDVKPENILIGAGGALKLSDFGIAHLVGIDQMTVTGQILGSPAYMSPEHIELAELDARADIFSLGTLMYEMSVGSMPFAGKNPHHIIKRIVEGYYDHPLSVNPGVGHGVASIIVRCMQLDRERRYSSAAEVVRGLDAVLTEMGIDPGPAELAAFLADPDAWERSRKATVAAKTLALGHAARRSGRYPIAMDHYNRVLSLEPGNERALDAVAGLSRRRRIRRFLERAALSLAVVVATLAVVWTIVMILMSGAEEKVGSGGDRASGRHGSGRAPHRTTAGRTDAGAAGGDRGAARDGGTAGDASKGVRLVAKRPAVKPKVLLREVVFNPSPMRVDVDIDGAERFVFKTTDRSRRLMVGPHIVTFIPEDPRLEPLRKEISVPVGDGPFSVGARLKWRPAHLKIASNIDALVEVVGRTPGRTNAFFDVAVESGPEERIKVAVSANGYLPRARQVTIAAGEDVEITIDLQRAPTAP; this comes from the coding sequence ATGGCAAGCAGCGGTACGGAGAATCGCCGCATCGGGCGCTACGAGCTCCTCGCCGAGATCGGCCGAGGCGGCATGGCGGTCGTCTATCGCGCGCGGGACACCGCGCTCCAGCGCGAAGTGGCGCTCAAGCTCCTCCACCCGCACCTCGCCACCCACCCCGAGGCGAGGAAGCGCTTCGAGCGGGAGGCGCACGCGGTCGCGCGGCTGCACAACCCGTCCATCGTCGAGGTGTACGACTACGCCAACGCGAACGCCGACGAGGTGTACATCGTGATGGAGCTCGTCGAGGGGACGACTCTCCGCGCGTTCCTCGATCAGCGCGGCGGGGAGCCGCTGCTCGCGGAGGCCGCGGCGCTCGTCGCACGCCACGTCTTCGCCGCGCTGGCGATAGCCCACGAGCAGGGCGTCGTGCACCGCGACGTGAAGCCCGAGAACATCCTGATAGGCGCCGGCGGCGCGTTGAAGCTCTCCGACTTCGGGATCGCGCACCTCGTCGGAATCGACCAGATGACCGTCACGGGGCAGATCCTCGGCTCCCCCGCGTACATGTCGCCGGAGCACATCGAGCTCGCCGAGCTCGACGCCCGCGCCGACATCTTCTCGCTCGGCACGCTCATGTACGAGATGTCGGTGGGTTCGATGCCGTTCGCGGGCAAGAACCCGCACCACATCATCAAGAGGATCGTCGAAGGCTACTACGATCACCCGCTGAGCGTGAACCCGGGCGTGGGCCACGGCGTCGCCTCGATCATCGTCCGCTGCATGCAGCTCGATCGCGAGCGGCGGTACTCGTCGGCGGCGGAGGTGGTCAGAGGACTCGACGCGGTGCTCACGGAGATGGGGATCGACCCCGGCCCCGCCGAGCTCGCGGCGTTCCTCGCCGATCCGGACGCGTGGGAGCGGAGCCGGAAGGCGACGGTGGCGGCGAAGACGCTCGCGCTCGGCCACGCCGCGCGGCGCTCGGGCCGGTACCCGATCGCCATGGATCACTACAACCGGGTGCTCTCCCTCGAGCCGGGCAACGAGCGCGCGTTGGACGCGGTCGCCGGCCTTTCCCGGCGGCGCCGGATCCGGCGCTTCCTGGAGCGCGCGGCGCTCTCGCTCGCGGTCGTCGTGGCGACGCTCGCCGTCGTGTGGACGATCGTGATGATCCTGATGAGCGGCGCGGAGGAGAAGGTCGGGAGCGGTGGCGACCGCGCGAGCGGCCGGCACGGGTCCGGGCGCGCGCCGCATCGGACGACCGCCGGCAGGACGGACGCCGGCGCGGCGGGGGGTGATCGCGGCGCCGCGCGAGATGGCGGCACGGCCGGCGACGCGTCCAAGGGAGTGCGCCTCGTCGCGAAGCGCCCCGCCGTGAAGCCCAAGGTGCTTCTTCGCGAGGTCGTCTTCAACCCGTCGCCCATGCGCGTCGACGTCGACATCGACGGCGCCGAGCGGTTCGTCTTCAAGACCACGGATCGTTCGCGGCGCCTCATGGTCGGCCCTCACATCGTCACGTTCATCCCCGAGGACCCGCGCCTCGAGCCGCTCCGCAAGGAGATCAGCGTGCCGGTCGGGGACGGGCCGTTCTCCGTCGGCGCGCGCCTCAAGTGGCGGCCGGCGCACCTCAAGATCGCGAGCAACATCGACGCCCTCGTCGAGGTCGTCGGCCGCACGCCCGGCCGGACCAACGCGTTCTTCGACGTCGCCGTCGAGAGCGGCCCCGAGGAGCGCATCAAGGTCGCGGTGAGCGCGAACGGCTACCTTCCTCGCGCGAGGCAGGTTACAATCGCCGCCGGGGAGGACGTGGAGATCACCATCGATCTCCAGCGGGCGCCGACGGCGCCGTGA